In the genome of Spirochaetia bacterium, one region contains:
- the csn2 gene encoding type II-A CRISPR-associated protein Csn2 — MNLVHPELCFKFSNIERKSLLLVIEAPSVFSQVLTELKNQSEGNSGLFVLSEEEKIMPLDKNLKVIIDPLAFDPNDKIILNAINKQVEEDAINEYHYEATNKLISMLKSYAIDLAYDFPGAITPVEEIPINAIIKALSFHVDTLGNSLVEHIFDSVLSYNKYMHYSLFCFVNLMNFLPMNEITKLIESCIKESIAIMFIEAKDISIDKELFQKVVIDTDFCQF, encoded by the coding sequence ATGAACTTAGTACATCCTGAATTATGTTTTAAATTTTCTAATATAGAAAGAAAATCTCTTCTGCTCGTCATAGAAGCACCTTCTGTGTTTTCGCAAGTTCTTACTGAGCTAAAAAATCAAAGTGAAGGAAATTCTGGTTTATTTGTTTTATCTGAAGAAGAAAAAATAATGCCACTTGATAAAAATCTAAAAGTAATCATTGACCCCCTAGCCTTTGATCCGAATGATAAAATAATATTAAATGCAATCAATAAACAAGTGGAAGAAGACGCCATAAACGAATACCACTATGAAGCAACAAACAAGTTAATAAGCATGCTTAAATCATATGCTATTGACCTCGCATATGATTTTCCTGGTGCTATTACTCCTGTAGAAGAAATTCCTATTAACGCAATAATCAAAGCCTTGTCATTTCATGTCGACACTCTCGGTAATTCCTTGGTTGAACATATTTTTGATTCAGTTTTATCATATAATAAATACATGCACTATTCTTTATTCTGTTTTGTCAATCTTATGAATTTTTTACCTATGAATGAAATTACTAAACTGATAGAAAGTTGCATCAAGGAATCAATTGCTATAATGTTTATAGAAGCCAAAGATATTTCTATTGATAAAGAACTATTCCAGAAAGTTGTGATAGATACAGATTTTTGTCAGTTTTAG
- a CDS encoding DUF1893 domain-containing protein — protein sequence MDLYLQNLPEGKTLCVCEDDKLIFSSSGKWLHPLFELERFLSKQQPAGTLSAHDTAGGKAAAALMVRMGIKKVKFNLISKPAESFLENHGIAYSYDRQVERLACMTETLLQDIDDLDEIYRLLRRKAKLVDGVIVKAEHLCLSFGPKKVLRDLNLEIGAGEPLLIIGENGAGKTTLLKILLGQLQPDSGSLLIDGKLMKNLPSRMIGYIKQGTTAESFPMSVREVVEMGVDPTLSQEEKKFLIDTSLRRCGVAALTKRNYFSLSGGEQQKVSIARCLCQGARLLLLDEPTSYLDESGRSELVSLLQALTLDTMPTILCVSHDRQFQEELGWRTFRLEAPDA from the coding sequence ATGGACTTATACCTCCAAAACTTGCCAGAGGGAAAAACCCTTTGTGTATGTGAAGATGACAAATTGATCTTTTCCTCATCTGGGAAATGGCTACATCCACTTTTTGAATTGGAACGTTTCCTCTCCAAGCAGCAACCGGCAGGTACGCTTTCTGCCCATGACACGGCAGGAGGCAAGGCTGCTGCTGCCCTGATGGTCCGCATGGGTATCAAAAAAGTCAAATTCAACCTGATCAGCAAGCCTGCTGAAAGTTTTCTTGAAAACCATGGTATTGCCTACAGCTATGATCGGCAAGTCGAGAGACTTGCCTGCATGACCGAAACACTGCTCCAGGATATTGATGACCTCGATGAAATCTATCGGCTGTTGAGGCGAAAGGCCAAACTGGTTGACGGCGTCATTGTCAAAGCAGAACACCTCTGCCTCAGCTTCGGCCCTAAAAAGGTATTGCGAGACTTGAATCTTGAAATCGGGGCAGGAGAACCCCTGCTTATCATAGGTGAAAACGGCGCAGGAAAAACTACATTGCTCAAGATACTGCTCGGACAGCTTCAGCCGGACAGCGGAAGTCTCCTGATCGACGGCAAGCTGATGAAGAATTTGCCAAGCAGGATGATCGGTTACATCAAGCAGGGTACTACTGCAGAAAGTTTTCCCATGTCCGTCAGGGAAGTCGTTGAGATGGGTGTTGACCCGACCCTATCCCAAGAAGAGAAAAAATTTCTCATCGATACATCCCTGAGACGTTGTGGCGTAGCGGCCTTAACAAAAAGAAACTATTTCAGCCTTTCCGGCGGAGAACAACAGAAGGTTTCCATAGCCCGTTGTCTCTGCCAAGGAGCAAGATTGCTGTTGCTGGACGAACCGACATCTTACTTGGATGAAAGCGGGCGCAGTGAACTGGTCAGCTTGCTGCAGGCCTTGACGCTTGATACGATGCCCACCATCCTATGTGTCAGCCATGACCGGCAGTTCCAGGAAGAACTGGGATGGCGGACTTTCCGTCTGGAGGCTCCAGATGCTTGA
- a CDS encoding metal ABC transporter permease, giving the protein MLELLLLPPMMRALAALLMGGVCFPLCGVMVLRLDLVPLRYALMHGVILGGAISLAFGIPEAPVSFLTNLLVVWMVLALKGNKSMSSAASMVFTMGLASLIMHVFDVPSKDSMQLLWGSPYALRDIDLILLAALCLFELVYLKVNFGKITAIFFDKDIANSLGVKVKFHYYTMVVVVALVVAMAMRLIGALLIDALLILPVLIAARVSSGSRQLFMFSAITGLILSIGGYFLSLFWDFPLSATIALLAAVFYALTSFSKGSKKLRSIEI; this is encoded by the coding sequence ATGCTTGAACTGCTTCTGTTGCCGCCTATGATGCGGGCACTTGCAGCACTGTTGATGGGAGGTGTATGTTTCCCACTTTGCGGTGTCATGGTCCTCAGACTTGATCTGGTTCCGCTTCGCTATGCCCTGATGCATGGAGTCATACTGGGAGGAGCGATTTCCCTTGCTTTCGGTATTCCGGAAGCTCCGGTTTCTTTCCTGACCAATCTGCTCGTTGTATGGATGGTACTTGCCCTCAAGGGCAACAAGTCCATGTCCAGCGCTGCTTCAATGGTCTTTACCATGGGACTTGCTTCCTTGATCATGCATGTATTTGACGTTCCTTCCAAGGATTCAATGCAGCTGCTGTGGGGCAGCCCGTATGCCTTGAGAGACATTGACCTGATCCTGCTCGCTGCACTGTGTCTGTTCGAGCTGGTGTATCTGAAAGTAAACTTTGGGAAAATCACCGCAATCTTCTTTGATAAGGATATTGCCAATAGTCTCGGCGTCAAGGTCAAATTCCATTACTACACGATGGTGGTCGTGGTTGCATTGGTCGTTGCCATGGCTATGAGATTGATCGGGGCCCTGCTTATAGACGCCCTTTTGATTCTTCCCGTACTTATTGCAGCAAGGGTCTCTTCAGGCTCCAGACAACTATTCATGTTCTCGGCCATTACAGGGCTCATCCTATCTATAGGAGGATACTTCCTGTCGCTGTTCTGGGATTTCCCGCTGAGTGCAACCATTGCCCTCTTGGCGGCTGTTTTTTATGCACTTACAAGCTTCTCAAAAGGAAGCAAGAAATTAAGGAGTATTGAGATATGA
- a CDS encoding ABC transporter substrate-binding protein, translating into MKKKFFSGLLAVLLVCLPVTAQAQIEQQASAGQKTYLASNTWTVAFAELGGLDNVRNLAPANLVHPPEYELTPSDIKALSTCSLFIYAGYEVMMKTLGDSTLPQDKMVKITTTNDLATVKSSAAIIAKKAGTEVISEKRVAAYEQMIIAARKMVKDQGLDKLSCYVNSHQVDFAKDIGLDVKGTFGPGPVTPAQIKEAKDGKFDLIIDNIHNPLANPLCEVSLNSKLIVWRNFPENLGPDALLKMEQANIQELSEAFQKQ; encoded by the coding sequence ATGAAGAAAAAATTCTTTTCCGGGCTATTGGCTGTGCTGCTTGTCTGCCTGCCTGTAACAGCCCAAGCACAGATTGAACAGCAGGCTTCAGCTGGACAAAAGACGTATCTTGCCAGCAACACATGGACTGTAGCCTTTGCTGAGTTAGGCGGATTGGACAATGTCAGGAACCTTGCACCGGCAAACTTGGTTCACCCACCTGAGTATGAACTGACACCGTCTGATATCAAGGCATTGTCGACTTGCAGCCTGTTCATCTATGCAGGATATGAAGTCATGATGAAGACCTTGGGAGACAGTACCTTGCCACAGGACAAGATGGTCAAGATAACGACTACAAATGACCTTGCAACTGTAAAGTCTTCTGCCGCAATCATTGCAAAGAAGGCAGGAACCGAGGTAATCAGCGAAAAGCGTGTTGCAGCTTATGAACAGATGATTATTGCAGCACGAAAAATGGTAAAAGACCAAGGATTGGATAAGTTGTCCTGCTATGTCAATTCCCATCAGGTGGATTTTGCAAAGGACATCGGCCTAGATGTCAAAGGAACCTTCGGACCAGGACCGGTTACTCCTGCTCAGATCAAGGAAGCAAAGGATGGCAAGTTCGATCTCATCATCGACAATATCCATAATCCTCTTGCAAATCCTCTCTGCGAAGTCAGTCTGAACAGCAAGCTTATCGTATGGAGAAATTTCCCTGAAAATCTTGGCCCTGATGCCTTGCTCAAGATGGAACAGGCAAATATCCAGGAACTTTCAGAGGCTTTCCAAAAACAGTAA
- the cas1 gene encoding type II CRISPR-associated endonuclease Cas1 has product MNYLVIRTSDGIQKVFLDEISVLIIESTAVSLTVVLLQELANRGIDTIFCDSTRNPCSELKPFYCAQTTNERILVQINWTINAKTLVWTEIVRQKIKKQQEMVARLHIDDLGYFKAKAESVLLGDKSKMEAQVAKKYFHLLFGNNFSRHTDTPINAALNYGYGILLSVFNREIVKNGYLTELGICHSNVHNTFNLGCDLMEPFRPLVDQIVFYMMPFDEFTTTLKHELLGIFNCKLKINDRHYDFLNATEIYCTSLFQALQSKNINLIKFFEYE; this is encoded by the coding sequence ATGAATTACCTTGTCATACGGACAAGTGATGGTATACAAAAAGTTTTTCTTGATGAAATTTCTGTGTTGATAATTGAAAGTACCGCAGTCAGCCTTACTGTAGTTTTGTTACAGGAGTTAGCAAATCGAGGTATTGATACTATTTTCTGTGATAGTACTCGCAATCCCTGCTCCGAATTAAAACCATTTTATTGTGCCCAAACAACAAATGAACGAATCTTAGTACAAATCAATTGGACTATTAATGCAAAGACTTTGGTCTGGACAGAAATTGTAAGACAAAAGATAAAGAAACAACAAGAAATGGTTGCCCGGCTTCATATTGACGACCTAGGATATTTTAAAGCAAAAGCAGAAAGCGTGTTACTTGGAGACAAATCAAAAATGGAAGCACAAGTTGCAAAAAAATATTTCCATCTTCTATTTGGAAATAATTTTTCCAGACATACAGATACCCCCATTAATGCAGCTTTGAATTACGGTTATGGGATCTTATTGTCAGTGTTCAATCGAGAAATCGTAAAGAATGGATATTTGACGGAATTAGGAATTTGCCATTCAAATGTACATAATACTTTTAATCTTGGTTGTGATTTGATGGAACCTTTTCGACCATTAGTCGATCAGATTGTCTTTTATATGATGCCTTTCGATGAATTTACAACGACTTTGAAGCATGAATTGCTGGGTATATTCAATTGTAAATTAAAAATAAATGACAGGCATTATGATTTTCTCAATGCCACTGAAATTTATTGCACAAGTTTATTCCAAGCTTTGCAATCCAAAAATATCAATCTAATCAAATTTTTTGAATATGAATGA
- the cas9 gene encoding type II CRISPR RNA-guided endonuclease Cas9 (Cas9, originally named Csn1, is the large, multifunctional signature protein of type II CRISPR/Cas systems. It is well known even to general audiences because its RNA-guided endonuclease activity has made it a popular tool for custom editing of eukaryotic genomes.) — protein MSEKYYLGLDCGTGSVGWAVTDEAYTIERKKGKALWGIRLFESANSAEDRRAYRAARRRTLRKHTRLDLLDELFEEEIKKTDANFFARLAESKYCLDDKNSKDKNTLFNDKKYSDIQFHKTYPTIYHLRKDLIDNKNPHDIRLVYLALHHILKHRGHFIFENQSLESTKNVIPQFLELQRLFNDVLEINLQYPQGIDEIKNTLVNHSMYDKQKTLISLFEISDSDNKLQKQVCTEIAKALLGHKTKLDKLFPDYDIEEKEIKDFEFKSSTYETIEDKLCSQVGEDFFQVILTLKRIYNWSLLDEMLHGQKYLSYAKVDAYEQHRKDLADLKQLMRKYHPDKYEEAFNATNIENNYLDYIGHGLVIEKNGKHIKPKFEKKKPTKSKCSMEAVNKYFKGIFFPKDYVSDNSDVLLNTVKNRLENNLMLPKAKDISNRTIPYQLNQAELQEILLNAATYLPFLNSTDDEGYSVNKKIIALMNFRIPYYVGPLVENDGSGKEYQKFSWMVRKDDGKSPIRPWKFKEQVDLPACGNAFIRKMTRKCTYLPAENVLPKNSLAYSEFSLLNELNNLRINGIALTIEAKEQLFNLFKKQKTVTQKGIRKFLIIRGYYRKDEELEITGIDQNIKTVLRGYIDFSPYLESNILSKDEVEEIIEWATIFSEGQDLLGKKLSEKYKDKLTTTQQKDILNKCKSYSGWGNLSKKFLTEMYDVDKATGECKSILTLMHETSANLMKLLSNKYTITKSVEEERRKTEQDYTWSYESLVEPLLVSPSVKRAIWQTLLVSKEIRQTMGVDPEKIFIEMAREDEKKGKRTVSRKEDIRTKLKNLTDNPDATELLTSIESQSDDNLRKTKLYLYYTQLGRCMYTNEKIDLQQLLSGSKRFDIDHIYPQSKVKDDSLDNRVLVLSNENGKKSDSYPLDSTIQQHCQVFWKLLLDNKLISKEKYTRLTRTTQFSDDEFENFIARQIVETRQSTKEIGRLLNKMCPNSVIVYSKARNVTDFRNTFELHKSRIVNDLHHAKDAYLNIVVGNTYYTKFTNDPRYIFSKRNKTDAVSLHENSYNLGKLFFYDIERNNQVAWLRDTNRDARIKAKNNLQAYPETGTIRTIRKFMERNDILFTRQCFQKKGAISDQTIVRHGTNNDVLPIKSSDKRLCKIEKYGGYNKTGKAYFFLVEHTAKGKRIKTFSDVPIWLVSQIDSGKMSLQQYCTETLGLKDPVIILPKILINTKIRYKGFIYEISGASGNKIALKTAVPLILDSNSYEYSYYLEKYLTYIKPIETKKDKMTPENKKLLELKAYQYRLSPERNIELYHTLLSKCTNAIYKNKVTVSNKLFLEKNLSEFVSSNIVTQANLLEQLLLLFSCRQGTIDLSLIGGLKAIESSKINRNLQDSITFIYQSATGIYEKRTEIKVP, from the coding sequence ATGTCAGAAAAATACTATTTAGGTCTTGATTGTGGAACTGGAAGTGTTGGCTGGGCTGTTACGGATGAAGCTTATACTATTGAAAGAAAAAAAGGAAAAGCACTATGGGGTATCCGTCTTTTTGAAAGTGCAAATTCCGCAGAAGATAGAAGAGCTTATCGTGCAGCAAGAAGAAGGACACTCAGAAAACATACCAGACTCGATTTGCTGGATGAATTGTTTGAAGAAGAAATCAAAAAGACTGACGCAAATTTCTTCGCTCGCCTGGCAGAAAGCAAATATTGTCTTGATGATAAAAATAGTAAGGACAAGAATACCCTATTCAATGATAAAAAATACTCCGATATACAATTCCATAAAACTTATCCTACGATTTACCATCTCAGGAAAGATTTGATTGATAATAAAAATCCACATGACATCAGGTTAGTGTATCTTGCACTTCACCATATCCTGAAACATCGGGGACATTTTATCTTTGAAAACCAGTCCTTGGAAAGTACAAAAAATGTTATACCTCAATTTCTTGAATTGCAAAGACTATTCAATGATGTACTGGAAATAAACTTACAATACCCGCAGGGTATTGATGAAATAAAAAACACCCTTGTGAATCACTCAATGTACGACAAACAAAAAACGCTCATCTCTTTGTTTGAAATTTCAGATTCTGACAATAAGCTCCAAAAACAAGTTTGTACTGAAATTGCAAAAGCTTTGCTTGGACACAAAACAAAATTGGATAAGCTATTTCCTGATTATGACATAGAAGAGAAGGAAATCAAAGACTTTGAATTCAAAAGCAGTACTTATGAAACAATTGAAGATAAACTCTGTAGCCAAGTAGGAGAAGATTTTTTTCAAGTAATTCTTACCCTAAAACGAATTTATAATTGGTCTCTGCTTGATGAGATGCTTCATGGGCAAAAGTATCTGTCATATGCAAAAGTTGATGCCTATGAACAGCACAGGAAAGATCTTGCCGATTTGAAACAGCTGATGAGAAAATATCATCCAGACAAATATGAAGAGGCTTTCAATGCAACGAATATAGAAAACAATTACCTCGATTACATTGGACATGGCCTTGTTATAGAAAAAAACGGAAAACATATAAAACCTAAATTCGAGAAAAAGAAACCTACAAAATCAAAATGTTCCATGGAAGCAGTAAACAAATATTTCAAAGGTATCTTTTTCCCCAAAGATTATGTTTCCGACAATTCCGATGTTTTGCTCAATACTGTAAAAAATAGACTTGAAAACAACCTCATGCTACCAAAAGCTAAAGATATATCCAACAGGACAATTCCTTACCAATTGAATCAAGCTGAATTGCAGGAAATCCTTCTTAATGCAGCAACTTACCTGCCTTTTTTGAATTCCACAGATGATGAAGGTTATTCAGTCAATAAAAAAATTATTGCGCTGATGAATTTCAGAATACCTTACTATGTCGGACCTTTGGTTGAAAATGATGGCTCCGGCAAAGAATATCAAAAATTCAGTTGGATGGTCAGGAAAGATGATGGCAAAAGCCCTATCAGACCATGGAAATTTAAGGAACAAGTTGATTTACCTGCATGTGGTAATGCTTTTATCCGAAAGATGACACGAAAGTGTACTTATCTTCCCGCTGAAAATGTTTTACCGAAAAATTCATTGGCTTACAGTGAATTTTCTTTGTTGAATGAACTGAATAATCTTCGTATCAATGGAATTGCTTTGACAATTGAAGCCAAGGAACAGCTTTTTAATCTGTTTAAAAAGCAAAAGACTGTTACACAAAAAGGGATAAGGAAATTTTTGATTATCCGAGGCTATTATAGAAAAGATGAAGAATTAGAAATTACAGGGATAGATCAAAACATCAAGACAGTCCTCAGAGGCTACATCGATTTCTCCCCTTATTTGGAAAGCAATATCTTATCTAAGGATGAAGTTGAAGAAATTATTGAATGGGCAACAATTTTTAGTGAAGGACAGGACCTATTAGGGAAAAAACTTTCTGAAAAATATAAGGACAAACTTACAACCACACAACAAAAAGATATCCTAAATAAATGCAAAAGTTATTCCGGCTGGGGAAATTTATCAAAAAAGTTTTTAACAGAAATGTATGATGTTGACAAGGCAACCGGTGAATGCAAATCAATTCTCACGCTAATGCATGAAACATCTGCCAATTTGATGAAATTGCTCAGCAATAAATATACCATTACTAAATCGGTCGAAGAAGAACGAAGAAAAACAGAACAAGACTACACATGGTCTTATGAATCCCTTGTTGAGCCATTGCTTGTTTCCCCTTCTGTGAAACGTGCAATTTGGCAAACGTTGCTGGTTTCCAAGGAAATTCGGCAAACCATGGGTGTTGATCCCGAAAAAATTTTCATTGAGATGGCTAGAGAAGATGAAAAGAAAGGGAAAAGGACTGTTTCCAGAAAGGAAGATATTCGAACCAAATTAAAGAATCTGACTGATAACCCAGATGCAACAGAACTTCTTACATCCATTGAATCACAATCTGATGATAACCTGCGAAAAACAAAATTGTATCTTTACTATACACAATTGGGTAGATGCATGTATACAAATGAAAAAATTGATCTGCAACAATTGTTATCAGGCAGCAAACGTTTCGATATTGATCATATTTATCCACAAAGTAAAGTCAAGGATGACAGTTTGGATAATCGCGTACTCGTGCTTAGCAACGAAAATGGGAAAAAATCAGACAGTTACCCACTTGATTCTACGATTCAACAACATTGCCAAGTTTTTTGGAAATTATTGCTTGACAACAAGTTGATTTCCAAGGAAAAGTATACAAGGTTAACGAGGACAACCCAATTTTCTGATGATGAGTTCGAAAATTTTATTGCTCGTCAAATCGTTGAAACCAGGCAGAGTACAAAGGAAATTGGAAGACTTTTGAATAAAATGTGTCCGAATTCTGTCATAGTATATTCAAAAGCAAGAAACGTAACTGATTTCAGAAATACATTTGAACTGCATAAAAGTAGAATTGTAAATGATTTGCATCATGCAAAGGATGCATATTTGAATATCGTAGTCGGTAATACATATTACACAAAGTTTACAAACGATCCCAGATATATCTTTTCGAAACGAAACAAAACCGATGCTGTTTCCTTACATGAGAATTCTTATAATCTTGGCAAATTATTTTTCTACGATATTGAACGGAATAATCAAGTTGCTTGGCTAAGAGATACAAACAGAGATGCCAGAATCAAAGCAAAAAACAATTTACAAGCCTATCCAGAAACAGGAACCATACGTACTATACGAAAGTTCATGGAGCGTAATGATATACTTTTTACCAGACAATGTTTTCAAAAGAAAGGAGCTATTTCTGATCAAACCATAGTTAGGCATGGCACAAATAATGATGTATTACCAATTAAATCCTCAGATAAACGCCTCTGTAAGATTGAAAAATATGGTGGATACAATAAAACAGGGAAGGCTTATTTCTTCTTGGTTGAACATACGGCAAAAGGGAAAAGAATAAAAACATTCTCAGATGTCCCTATTTGGTTAGTTTCACAAATTGACAGTGGTAAAATGTCCTTGCAGCAATATTGTACTGAAACGTTAGGCCTTAAAGATCCTGTAATCATCTTGCCGAAAATCTTAATCAACACAAAAATACGCTACAAGGGTTTTATCTATGAAATTTCTGGCGCCTCTGGAAACAAAATTGCTTTAAAAACTGCGGTACCTCTAATCCTTGATTCCAATTCATATGAATACAGTTATTACTTAGAAAAATATCTTACATACATAAAACCAATTGAAACAAAAAAAGATAAAATGACACCAGAAAACAAGAAACTTCTTGAATTGAAAGCATATCAGTATCGCCTTTCACCAGAAAGAAATATAGAACTTTATCATACATTGTTATCTAAATGTACGAATGCTATATATAAAAACAAAGTTACGGTTTCAAATAAATTATTTTTAGAAAAAAATTTATCAGAATTCGTTTCATCCAATATAGTTACTCAAGCAAACCTCCTTGAACAATTGCTACTGCTCTTTTCTTGTAGACAAGGAACTATTGATTTAAGTTTAATAGGGGGCTTAAAAGCAATTGAAAGTTCAAAAATTAATAGGAACCTTCAAGATTCTATTACGTTTATCTATCAATCAGCTACAGGGATATATGAAAAACGAACCGAGATAAAAGTCCCATGA
- a CDS encoding DUF3842 family protein: MKITVIDGQGGSLGNSLVKEIKQRYSKLTVLAIGTNGIATSNMLKAGADAIATGENPVIVACRNSDIIIGPMGILIADALHGEITPKMATAIGQSNAQKIIIPLTKCNVLIAGTEKIGLDMLIRDAMALLKEQLASLDPAGHYL; this comes from the coding sequence ATGAAAATAACGGTAATTGACGGCCAAGGAGGAAGTCTGGGCAACAGCTTGGTCAAAGAAATAAAACAAAGGTATTCCAAATTGACAGTACTTGCGATAGGGACCAACGGTATAGCAACCAGCAACATGCTCAAAGCAGGCGCAGATGCCATTGCTACTGGCGAAAATCCGGTAATCGTAGCCTGCAGAAACAGTGACATTATCATCGGTCCTATGGGAATTCTCATAGCAGATGCCCTACATGGTGAAATTACGCCCAAAATGGCTACAGCAATCGGACAAAGCAACGCACAGAAAATCATCATTCCATTGACAAAATGCAATGTCCTGATTGCCGGTACAGAAAAAATCGGATTGGATATGCTGATCAGGGATGCGATGGCATTGCTCAAGGAACAATTGGCGTCCCTTGACCCTGCAGGACATTATCTATAG
- the cas2 gene encoding CRISPR-associated endonuclease Cas2 yields the protein MNEKKIMRILIMFDLPILTSNQKRTYRKFRKWLITEGFIMMQESIYSKIVLNPSSAKLVIEKLRNYKLEEGIVQVLVLSEKEYNEMEYIVGKSKSDIINTIDKVVFL from the coding sequence ATGAATGAGAAAAAAATAATGAGAATCTTAATTATGTTTGATTTACCGATACTGACTAGCAATCAAAAAAGGACGTATAGAAAGTTTAGGAAATGGCTAATAACGGAAGGTTTTATTATGATGCAGGAATCAATCTATTCAAAAATTGTCTTAAATCCTTCCTCAGCGAAATTAGTAATAGAAAAGCTAAGAAATTATAAACTTGAAGAAGGAATTGTACAAGTATTGGTTCTTTCCGAAAAAGAATACAACGAAATGGAATATATCGTCGGAAAGTCAAAATCTGACATCATCAATACTATTGATAAAGTAGTTTTCCTATGA
- a CDS encoding dCMP deaminase family protein codes for MTKKRSDYISWDEYFMGVAMLSAFRSKDPNTQVGCCIVNPQKKIVGVGYNGFPTGCDDDELPWGREGDWLETKYPYVCHAELNAILNSTCNLDGCSLYVSLFPCNECAKAIIQSGIREVVYLCDKYEQADNTVASKKMLTAAGVVLRKLPQNHKKMTVEI; via the coding sequence ATGACAAAGAAACGAAGTGATTATATCAGCTGGGATGAGTATTTTATGGGTGTTGCGATGCTTTCTGCGTTCAGGAGCAAAGATCCCAATACTCAGGTAGGTTGCTGTATAGTCAATCCGCAGAAGAAAATCGTCGGTGTCGGGTACAATGGTTTTCCGACTGGCTGTGATGATGATGAACTGCCGTGGGGTAGAGAAGGAGATTGGCTTGAGACCAAATATCCGTATGTCTGTCATGCAGAGCTCAATGCAATACTGAACAGTACTTGTAACCTGGATGGCTGTAGCCTCTATGTCAGTCTGTTCCCTTGCAATGAATGCGCAAAGGCAATCATCCAAAGCGGTATCAGGGAAGTAGTGTATCTCTGTGATAAGTATGAGCAAGCTGATAACACTGTTGCTTCCAAGAAGATGCTTACTGCAGCTGGTGTGGTATTGAGGAAATTACCACAGAATCATAAAAAGATGACGGTTGAGATTTAA